The Acidimicrobiales bacterium sequence CCACACGTTCGGCGCGTACTTCTTGATGAGGCCGTTGAGCGGGATGAGGAGGCCCTGGGAGCCCCACAGCTCCGCCTCGTCGTTGGTGATGTTGGCGTTGAAGAGCGCGTCCGGGTAGGCGCCGCTCTCCATGAGGACGGGCTCCTTCTGGCTGACCGTCGTCGACGGGACCAGGTCGGCGTTGAAGGTGATGCCGAAGGTCGACTTCACCCACTGCGTGTACCAGTTAGTGTTGAAGTTGGCCATCGACGTCGACGCGCCACCGAAGATCGAGATCGTCACCGGCGACGCCGTGTGCGCCCGCACCGAGGCGCCCGCCGCGGCGTTGCCGCCGACGAGGGCGACGGCGAGCACGGCGGCTGCTGCCGCGGCCTTGCTGCGAAGACCCATCTGCTCCCCCTTGGCTCAGTTGCCCTCGTGGCCGCGTCGCCGAGGCGGTGGAGCGATCCGAGGATCCCGTCCGCCGATGCCGCGCGTCCACGAGGCGCGAAACATCGGATGAGTGTGGCGCCGCGCCGGCGACCCTGTCAAGTCCTCGGCCGGCGCCGGCGCTGTCGGCGGGCACGGTCGCGGCGCGCCGCCCCGCATGCCCGACCGTGCGCTCCGGCGCCGGGCGCGACCTGCGGCGAACGATTGCGGGGCGAGCGCCGTTCGTCGTGTGGGCGCACGAGGGCGTCGGGCCAGCGCCTCGCCGTGCGAAATACCTGGTCAGCATGCATGGCGGCGGTGCCGAGCGCGCCGCGCGTCGCGCGCGTACGCTGGGGCAGCGCGGCGCATCGCCGTGGGGGCGCTCGCGCCGGCGCTCTGTCCGGTGGAGCAGCTGCGGGGGGATCGAGGAGTTTGACACGCGCTCGAGGAGCGCTCCATCATGACAGTCATCGGATGTATCGTCGGGCCAGGCGAGCGATCCCGGCGCCGGGGGCGTGACCAGCCGGTGCCGTGCTCCGCGGCGCGCGACCGCACCGGCGTCGAGGCCGGAGGGAGGGGGAGGTGGTGATCTCGACGTCGCGCAGACCGGTGACGGCGCGCGCCGAGGTCGCCGGGCCCGCCGCACCTGGCTCGCGGCCTCGCCGGCCGTCGCGCGCCCGGCGCGCGCTCAGGCAGGTACGGCGCCACTGGCAGCTGTACCTGCTCGTCCTCCCGCCCCTCGCGTTCCTCGCCGTGTTCCACTACGAGCCGCTGCTCGGCGCGCAGATCGCGTTCCGCAACTACAACCCGACGCAGGGCATCTGGCACAGCCCCTGGATCGGGCTGCAGGAGATCCGGTCGTGGGTCGACAACCCGGAGTTCTGGCCGGTGATGCGGAACACGCTCTCGGTCGGCGTGTACTCGCTGCTCGTCGGCACGCCGTGCACGATCATCCTGGCGCTCGCGATCAATGAGCTGCGCAGCCCGAAGGTGAAGAAGTTCGTCCAGACCGTGACCTTCTTCCCGTACTTCATCTCGGTCGCGGTCCTCGTCGGCATCATGCAGCTCGTCCTCGCGCCAGGGACGGGGCTCGTCGCCGAGGTGGCGCGCGTGCTCGGGTTCCACTCGATCCCGAACGTGCTCGCGTCGCCGACGGCGTTCGCATCGCTGTACGTCTGGTCCGGCGTGTGGCAGACGACCGGCTACGGGGCGATCATCTACCTCGGCGTCCTCACCTCGGTCGACCCCGAGCTCTACGAGGCGGCGCGCATCGACGGGGCCTCGATCCTCCAGAAGATCCGCAACGTCGACCTCCCGGCGATCATGCCGACGGCGATCGTGCTCCTGATCCTGTCGCTCGGGAACATCCTCACCGTCGGCTTCGAGAAGGCCTACCTGCTCCAGAACTCGCTCAACCTGTCGACGTCCCAGGTGATCTCGACCTACGTCTACGAGGCCGGGCTGACGCAGGGCGCCTTCAGC is a genomic window containing:
- a CDS encoding ABC transporter permease subunit, with protein sequence MISTSRRPVTARAEVAGPAAPGSRPRRPSRARRALRQVRRHWQLYLLVLPPLAFLAVFHYEPLLGAQIAFRNYNPTQGIWHSPWIGLQEIRSWVDNPEFWPVMRNTLSVGVYSLLVGTPCTIILALAINELRSPKVKKFVQTVTFFPYFISVAVLVGIMQLVLAPGTGLVAEVARVLGFHSIPNVLASPTAFASLYVWSGVWQTTGYGAIIYLGVLTSVDPELYEAARIDGASILQKIRNVDLPAIMPTAIVLLILSLGNILTVGFEKAYLLQNSLNLSTSQVISTYVYEAGLTQGAFSFGTAVGLFNSVISLVLIVIVNAAAKRLSGSSLY